The Phyllopteryx taeniolatus isolate TA_2022b chromosome 13, UOR_Ptae_1.2, whole genome shotgun sequence nucleotide sequence GGACGTGTAGTGGCTGTCGGGCTGAAACAATGAATCGTATCATTCgattacaaaaaaaggtttaagcAAAATCTCTGTCTTGAGGCTGCGGCGGCAATCCGCGAGAAAATAATGCATAAAAGACAGAGAGAGTGTGCATTTTCTTCTTCAGGAGGAGAAGGACTCGGAGTCCAGCAAGGAGACTCTGGATGATCTCTTCCCTGATGATCATGACGACCAAGCGCAAGGCAGTAAGTACACTAAAGGATTTTGTGTACTTGTGGGACCTACACGACTATGCCCCATCtgtgattgttttattattattttgttttttcctccctccccTCTATCACTCCTGGTCAACCAGTAACATCACAAAGTAGGTGCACGAGGTAGCTGGTGGCTAAATGCTAGCATGGTTTGTACAGCGATTTGGACAGTGTTACAGCTCCTTTCATTTTGTTGTATGTcttgtacatttttcttttgtgccCCCCGCAGCGAGGCCGTGTGGAGGAAATGTTCTATTCTGGCTGGGTAGTTTCTAGCAGAAGAGCAGAGACAAATATGAGGGAGCACAACATAAATTTCAGTGACTGAAGCGTCACCGTGGCGGTCAATACCGTATAATGAGAAAGCTATGGCAGCGCTCCCCTGAGTTAGTTTGGGGTCACAAAGGATTTTCCTTTTAGTATAGTCATAAAACCTTTTCAGATGCACAAATAGGATTTGAAAGTGCGACAAGGACATGGACGACATTTTGGTGGATTAGGGTTACCACAAAGCAAAATGCAAAAATCAGATGGAGAATATTGGACTTGCAGTTtctattaaaacattttgaattattttgaaaTCAACGTCTActataacttgtttttttatgtgatacaatgatattttacatttatttcattgtatttattctttCTTTGCTGTAATAATTgcataatttaatttttttttgttttttatgaaacgtttattattatcatctatgaatatttacagtaatataTTATTAAACCCACTCATTGAAGTATTTATTATAAATGCTTCTATTTAACGCATGCGGGTCGCGGGCACGCGGGCAcgctgtacaccctgaaccggccgccagccaatcgcagggcacaaacaaacaggaGTCGCACTCCTGTTGGCACGTCTTCGATGAACCTAAACCGGagtttatatttgtttgtttgttttttggaaatggtTTTGTTCATATATTTATGTTATTAGATTAGAGATGAGATGAGCTATACAATTTAATTATGCTGAATTCAATCTAATCATTCTAAATAGTTATTatacattattaaaatatttagaacgagactttacaccgatttgatttggcttatcggtatcggccgatatttagcattttgatGCTGATCGgtcgatcggctttaatgtcataattcggcgatcttgtcaactcaaatgtgaccggatacactcgttaccgtggcgacaacgACAATAATGGATTGCcgcgtgtgtttgtaagaacaaaatggggggggggggggaaacgcgtgttggtggtcagcggtgctcaggacaggagaggacgttggtttaaggctcgcttgagggatgttcacgtactttgaatacgatacggctcgcaagcaggcaacaaaaacgttatgtagcctagcaagctcgcGGTAGCACAAACGGttggatgtaaacatgccgccgttctgtcgaatcgtgctctaaagtttcggggTGGGTGAAGtctaaagtaattgaattacagtaagttagcagccattatttctgtcacattGTAATGTCggcttgacctgactgattagaatacacgatgtgatcagagcagtgatttccaacccttatggagccaaggaacatattttacaattgaaaaatctgattctgattctgattgactgtattgacttcctgccatctaatagaagaccattcatttgttctgtctgtcactatgcctcactggcataaatagaggaacaaagatacatttattgtaaatataatatttttggagcaattaagtacacaagtatatacagtaaatgaacaggtcatttaaatagacacattcctccatcttgtgatcggttatcgtttttttaaactcgctaatcggtgatcggccccccaaatcctgatcgtgtcaaGCCTATTTCGAACATATctggtgaggataagaggtTCAGGAAAGGGTTGGCTTTATTTCTATTTGAATGCCTTTTTTCTTCGTTATTTTTgtacattgtattttttattgtttttgggtGTGTCCACAAGTGGAAGACCAAAGGGTGGGGCGGAACTGACAGCTTTTGTATACGTGTGCTTTTGCATTGTGTCCCGTCAGTGTGTTTGACTTTGCCTCCAATTCCGCTCGCGATTCTCGTGCTAAATTTTGCGCTCATTCTCCGGCGTCCGTCCAGTCCGGCCGGCCCACGGcggtgcggcggcggcggccgctCGGCAGGGCGGCTACGAGATCCCGGCCCGCCTGCGGACCCTCCACAACTTGGTGATCCAGTACGCCTCGCAGGGCCGCTACGAGGTGGCCGTGCCGCTCTGCAAGCAGGCCCTGGAGGACCTGGAGAAGACGTCGGGCCACGACCACCCCGACGTGGCCACCATGCTCAACATCTTGGCCCTCGTCTACAGGTCGGTCTCAAAAGAGATTCTGCAAGGGGACATTTCAATTCAAGTGGGCTGGGGGGCAAACTTTCATCTTTCAAATGGACAGGGAAAAAAGTTAAtaacagacatttattgtcatgtAATCATTTGGTactataaatgtttcattgtaATTAACCGATTATTtagtcaaataaatgtttgtaaaatgtatgaaatatttcaataataCAATGATACCTCATGTTgtcattgtattatttatcattaatgtaattgtaattcattaaaaatgttgaatataAGTTTAAAATTGGTAATTTTACAATGAACCAATTGTTTAAAGAGGTTAATGAATGATGCCGGGATGGACACATTTTGTGCTTAAGCGCcacattagattttttaaacagacaggtaaaaaaaaaaaagttttaataacagaataattcattttcatttatctATAATATAAACATTTGCAATTAATTAACCAGTTATTTAATGAGATAGAAGATATTCATAAAATGATAGTTCTAGcataatttaatatttataattacatgagtaaaatgtgtaaattattttgtattttattcaaatacaattttattataataattattaattaaccAATAATGAGAAATGTTTCAGCGGTGtgcaaatcacattttttaaatgtgtatgtaaaatagttaattTAATGATATCATTAGGGCTGTTCGATGccacttttttcagaccgataccagttTTGAGTATTCACCGATACCGATACAGAGTACCAATACCacgagtacttttgatacatacaaTGTCAACGAACACGACAGATAATGGTGAACAAAAACTTTTCTTTGATGATTTGCCCATGTATCAGACttgcagtgtagcgccaactactggcgaggaggtcTTACTCCAcgtcagattattattttttgccttgagtATTTGTGGCTGGTGTCAGCAACCTTCACGAgtaccgtcatttctcgtgtataatgcgcacccccaaagttgacctcaaaattctggaaaacccttcaacctatgtatcatgcatttttacaatgcatgattttgcttctacccatatgatcaaaacatgaagtattatatgtatttttttatgtttttcaaataattattctgaagctaagcactttatttgaacacatactttttttcaatttatttattttgaaatacacagccctacttttatttagtgaatgagaaaacacacagttgtgctcatatgtttgataacccaggcagaatttggaagatgagtacaattctttaaagaaaacacaggACCTGGCGAAacgcatttcattttattttaatttgattcaaattaaactgtcaagcatttgagaaaagcattatcattaaacaaaacataaccataaataaattaatgatggtcgTTCAGTCAtctgttgtatttattaaaaaaaaataaatttcacaaattctgcctgggtatgtaaacttatgagcacaactgtacatatatgcagtcatacatacccatgtcatattggaatgaaagtgtaggctacacctttcccATAACCACTAGGTTGCGcaggcatattagaatgaaagtgtacagctttctcataacctctaggtggcagtggcatattagaatgaaagtttacagctttttcataacctctacatggcggcatacatttataaaatgtgaaaacatttttcattttcccctatacttatgtataatgcccactattgacttttgacaattttagggggataaaaatgcgcattatacacaagaaattacggtacccgATACcatgaaataaggccggtatcggcCTTATTtcgatacctggtatcggtacttgccCATTCCTATATATAATCATAATTAAATcttatttatttgattgtattatttatattacaaacattaattacaattaattaaCCATTTAATTTAGTAAAATAAGTAAAACGTTAAATGTATGTACAAAATCTTTTAGTGGACTAATATTAAtctattagtatttttttaatgagtaaTACATTTTGATGAGCCAATTTTAAGGAAAGGATGAATGAGCATACTTTACCCAGTCGTGTTTTAAGTGCCACAATAGTGtctaaaaattttattttgtgctGCCAGACTGGTTGCTAGACGACCGTCAAGGTCCTCGTGGAACCCGGCAAATACGCCCGACGATTTACAGTACGGCGTCAATGTCCCGACTGTCTGAACGGAACAAAAGAATGACCCAGACCTGCTGGAAAACTATTTTAACGGGTTCCTCTCGTTTTTCTCCCTCCTCCACAAATCTCATGTGTTGAAAGCTTGCCGTCTTTTGGTGAAGTGTGGGAAACGGTGGTGAAGCAGCATCGTGTTCGTGGAAGTTTTACGGCTGTGGTCTGGTGTGTGTTCACTTGCAGGGATCAGAACAAGTACAAGGAGGCGGCCAACCTGCTGAATGACGCTCTGGCCATCAGGGAGAAGACGCTGGGCCGGGACCACCCTGCTGTGAGTTCATGTTACCCGCAATCTTGTTATCATTGGTCTGGTCTGCTATACCATTTAAGCCTGTCGACAGAATGCgtagaatatcaaaatatgttCATACAGGATGTTTTGTGGATCTGGGAGCAGATCCACAAAATATATCCTGTATGAACAAAATATGTTCATACAGGATGTTTTGTGGATCTGGGAGGAGTATTACAATCGTGACTTGAGATAAATTTGTTCTGTGATCATGATATAgtgtaacacaaaacacaaatcatctttccccatgcaaatgaatagaaatgccatgaatcccttccacccccccccctcaaaaaaatagcactctgttatattgtactttgtaaaaaaaaatacaataatatcaTAATTAAAAGAGTTCAACTGTTTTTGccgcttttattttgtttgcttcaattcaatggacattgtgctgctgcttctgctggAGGGCATTATCATAAAGATATACATGGAGACTCCTTATTCCCTATAAGATgtactaatattagtcgttttatgcagaggataaagactacatgcctgtgagtatttttacattatatgcctacatgtgttgctccaccatttattttccaatattcACTGGTTATAACACCAGCACTTAGTTGttattcattagcccatctatggagTTTTCCATCAtgagttagcattaagctagctagGGCTATGTGATTGtcttaagcaaagcaaatgtatttatgtagcgcatttcatacacaaggtagcatttagaaaaacatatgataaacatttaaaagaaagagaaaaatacaattaaaatggcGTACAGTGCAAGGAAGATCGTttgaaagtggaaatgctctagaaagcatgagaaaaaagaagagtttttaacctggacttaaaaacattcacacttggggctgatgtcacttttgttgacaacttcttccatttgtgtgcagcataacagctataaattgcttcaccatgtttgcgttGGACTCGGTGCGACACTATCTGATCTGAGTCTGCTGATCTcggagccctactgggtttatattccattagcatttcttttatgtattcaggacctaaaccatttggGGATTTATAGGCCAGtggcagaactttaaaatctatcctcaagctgactgggagccaatgTAGAGACTTttgaattggagtaatatgttccgacctctttgttctggtgaGAACCCgaactgcagcattctgaatgagctgaagctgtttaatgctcttttgggagagcctagtcagaagaccattacaatagtcaagtctacttgagataaaagtatggatgagcttctcctggtctgcttgggaCATGCacgccttcactctggatacagtatgttcctcaaatggtagaaggcagttttagtcatcGATTTGATATGACTTGAAAATGAGGTCGGAATCGATCAGCACTCCAAGgcttcggacttggtctttgtttttttatgatgccaggtatttacgaacagcaatcctcttttctttactgccaaaaacaatgatctcagtttggttgtggtttaattgaagaaggtTTTAGCTCACccagttatctgttttagacggTGACAAAACACCCCAATTGAACTATAGTGAtgtggagacactgctagatatacggtaactgtgtgtcatctgcatagccaTGATAGTCAACATTGAGGTTCTGAAGAATTGGACCCAAGGgcagcatatacaggctgaacaagaggggtccaagaactgacccttgtaggaccccataggtcattgccattctaTGAGACTGAACAGTTTAAAgccacaatgtgtaattctctttggtTTAGTTTGGCAATATACTTCAAGTGGGAGGGGCAATAAAAAGAATGAAGCCTCCGTTTTGAAgatttgttcactatctgccaagctgctgcttgttgtcaagacTGTTGAATCCCCACCACCAAACAATGCTTGCATCTGAAATCTTTGTCCGTGAGCCAAAGCATATTGGGTCGCTGattatgttttcaaatatattgttcACATACTGTAGCATTCATTCTAGCAGTATTGTGACAATTCCAATCCCCGTGGTCATTTTGGTCACTACATTTTCCTGCCGTTTGATCTCCAGTCCCGCTAATGGGTTCCGTGTGTTTTCAGCGATGCTAACGTGCTACCTTCATGACTTAGTAGAAGCGCATCTTAATATTTGCCGATTTCGACCCAGGCGGGCTGAGTCATTGGCCTTGTTTGCCCAGCCTGTCATCGCCCTGACCTCTTTATTTTTATCTCTGTTCGCATTCAGCCAGTAAGGGAACCAGGACGCGCTTTCTGTCTTTCCGATCGATAATATTGATTTTAGCCGCCTCCCTCGCAGGCAACACGGGATTCATCATTCTTAGAAGCTTATTACAGCTTTTCGTGCGTGTGTACTTGAGCACCCTGACActagaggatgatgatgatgatgatgatgatgatgatagtcGCACACGTGTATATGAAAAGCAAACTAACTGTGTTAACCCCTTCAGGTGTGGACCTTCAGCAATCGCCATTTTGTGAGGTCAGCCCCCCATCACCTTTCACCTTGATTCCACAAAGTGATCCCCACAGAAaatcatcatcttcctcctcactcTCTCTTCCACAAACAGACCTGAGATTCAATTTCTCCTCTTCGATTGGTCAAATCcctaaaggagacatattatgcactttctttcaccatttaAAGCTGTTCCCAGAAGTCTTACTAGCGTGTCTGTCACATGCGTTCATCAAAATGACCCAAGGATCAAAAGTTATagcacatatgcacacactGTCTTCTTGTTTTGTGTGAAACTAGCCTGGTGTGAGAGGGCTCACTGGTGGGTACACTTCTGTTACCGTGACGAACGAGGGCAGAGCGAGGGCACGGCTTCTGCTTGTGGGAGGGGGGGGCTCTCATAGacgattaaaacattttcacttgttGAGGTAGCACTTTAAGCATTTTCACCCTGGGGgcacttcatacactacactgtCTTCTCCACACTTTATGCATGCAACATTTCATACACGTCTCAATTACTGTGCGTACATGTGGCGCACGCAGCGGAGACATCGACAAACAAATTCCTCCACCCGTACTGCGTCGACAACTTCAAGTAGGTGCCatttatcagaagctaacacaaatctacagatccaacaaaagcaattaaaaagtcacattttccataatatgtcccctttaaaaaagaaaaaagcaccCGCACATTCTATTATCTGAGCATCGCAACAAGCCGacccttcctcctcttcctcttccaactCTGAAATTTCACCACCAGAGGGGATCAAATGACAAGCCGTCCTTAATCAATGACTTCCGTCCTTAATCAATGACTTCATCTCTGAGCGTAATCCGACTTTCTCCCCAGACCACAGAGCTCGACGTTTGACGCAGCGGGGCCGATTTGAGgcctgccgccgccgccttcgTTTTGAAAGCTGACAAAGGTTTGTCTCGTTCCCGACAGGTGGCCGCCACGCTCAACAACCTGGCGGTGCTGTACGGCAAGAGGGGCAAGTACAAAGAGGCGGAACCGCTGTGCAAGAGAGCGCTGGAGATAAGAGAGAAGGTGGGAAGTTTTCAtttctagttttttttccttaaaaagaaaaaaaaaagaaaataaataaaatgccagTGAAGTAACAAAAAAGTGGCTACCCTCTCGCCCACCGGGGTAatccccaacgtacaggcgccgagccgggggggcacgaagtatacccacacctgctcggcgcctctcaccctgggcaactccagagtggaagagagtccaacccctctcgagaggactggtaccagagcccgagcccgactatatctcgtcggaacttctcgacctcacacaccagcttgggctccttccctgccagagaagtgacattccacgtcccgagagccagcttctgtagtcgGGGATCgtgtcaataaattagaatgtggtattcagttcagttcagttcagtttatttttgaaaggggacaatgcaatttcataaaacacatgaagtacacatggttaaaaaagccagaattagccagaaggctagttttcatctgtagtcccctggccatgatgtaaaaaagcagtaaaatacatctacaagacaatataatacaggatacataatcaaactatactattaagagagaataaaaccataatttttttgatcataacaaaaagacaacataacatacttgtcttttagtgttggcagctataggtgttaactagccacattttcagtttttttgtgaaggccttgtatgttgtaagcagtttaacctccttaggtactgagttccactcaccagcgctcctcactgaccaggctgacttactgaaagtgctcctgcgcacaggaatgagacagtcacctctgacagagcctcgagtgacacgctcagagctgtttctttggctgatgaactcagccagaggagctggggccaaatcatgcagtactttataaatcaaatttaaatctgcaaatatgtgaagacggtcccagtttaaaagactgtatttttttaaaattgcacagtgatgatagtgccttggttttttatccatcactttaattacttgtttgtacaaaacttccaatggtttttttgcattctgaccagcctgggaccaactggttatgcaatagttaaagtgactaagaatcatcgaatgcaggtaaatctttgcagcttcagttgacatttcattccgaattgcacgaaaatttgcgaggtttaatttgatatttttacacaatttgtcaatttgggctttaaaggaaagctgtgaatcaattattaacccaagatatttgtattggctgacaatttgcattttttctccattaacaagtatgtcggggtcaggtgatactctatttgttttagtgagatacatgcctacagttttagaaacgtttagctgtagacagcactcctgcaaccaagttgtgacacaggacattgtattagtgagtttagcagcaacagtatctttggagcgaccatgaacaaagaaaactgtgtcgtctgcatacgttacgcactctgcttcagagcaaacagtgggcaaatcgttgcaAATCGTATTATAgttttcaattcaaaaagtgaaactcgtaTACAGCGGTGCATTGAGACATGGCTTGAATTTGTTTCATGACCAAACTCGTAACTAAAGACACTCGTCTCGCAAAtcttctttccccattgaaatgaatggaaatgccattaatctgttctagcGTCCCcccaaaagtttattttttaataagaaaaatcgCACTCTATGAAACATTCTGTAACAAcataatagaatgtaaagaaatgaggtttttttccacattttgttgtttgtttagtggacattgtgctgctcctacTGGGGCAGCATAATTCATAGACATATGGATATACATCAAGAAGgtcacagctcctcagtaagccgcagtaatattagttgttctttgcaGACCATAAAGAATATATTCTTATATTATGTTATCTGTCTACAAATTTACGTTGTTTGGTtcaatacacaaagtgtaattctttgttttatgtttattttaacagtaaACTGTTTATACTGCAATaagtttttgctcgcaagtcaaagcaaaaaatcgtgCGAACGATGGCTCGTATTTCCAGCCTGCCGCAAGTAGCGAAAATCAGCATTTAATTTACGCCACCtcaaaaagatttaaaattgCCTATACATgctacaagatggcagcaaagcactacatgaagTGCCTCAACTTGCTTCAACATAGTTTTTGGCACCCAGTGGCACAAAATCAACAAATGgtcttttcagcaaataacagaccATGTGGGGAACACTGTAacagcaaacaaaacacaagGCTGTGTGTCTAAAAACGAGACAATGTGTTTAACCCCTCTGTTTGTTTGCACTGGAAAAATGACCTTCTCAAAACAAGTCAGCAAGCGTACGTTTGTTTCAAACCAGGAAACAAAGGCGGAACATGTGGTGAATGTAGCACACGTGGCGAACGGTTAACCAAATGGCGCACGCTGTCCAAACGTTTGCTCGGACCCTCGTCTTGAGCGCCCCCTGCTGTCGTTGCGCTCCAGGTGCTGGGCAAGGACCACCCGGACGTGGCCAAGCAGCTCAACAACCTGGCCCTGCTGTGTCAGAACCAGGGCAAGTACGAGGAGGTGGAGTACTACTACATGCGAGCGCTGGAGATCTACCAGACCAAACTGGGGCCAGACGACCCTAACGTggccaaaaccaaaaacaacctGGTGAGGAGGAGTGCGTCTTTGGGCTTGTTTGCTAAATCCACCTTTTGATGGTACTGTAACACGTCGTCCGCCAGGCCTCCTGTTACCTCAAGCAAGGCAAGTTCAAGCAGGCGGAGACGCTCTACAAAGAAATCCTCACACGAGCCCACGAGAGGGAGTTTGGCTCTGTTGACGGTAGCTAGGCCGTGCGCCTGTCTCGATTGACCACACGCACGGCAacccacaaacacgcacacacttgtgGACACAAATGACGTTGTTGTTTACACCGCAGGCGAGAACAAACCCATTTGGATGCACGCCGAGGAGAGGGAGGAACAAAGTAAGGTGAGGAATTTGTCATCTTTGTAGCCGAGAGCTGCTTGTTTTGCGAGTGCTCTTGAGTCGGAGCCAGCAATTGGAGcacatttgattgattttccaAATGATATTTTCATTCTTATAAACCAGATtagttgatatttttttattcttgctgAAATGGTGTGAGCTTTGAGGGGAGGTAGTCCTGTCTCAAGTAAATAAGCCAACACTCACTCCCAATGCCAATTGCGGCTTTCGTTTCCAGCAGGCTACTACTAGCTGagcacaaacaaaaagcaaaacaagtcaaaatgtatttattgtatttttactgGTGAAGGCAGTCCTTCGTCACCAGGCAGTCGAACTCTCGTATCAAGGAGTACCCGCCCCCTCCTCGTCTGCCGGGCCAGTGCCAAACacggcttttgttaccatgacgccCGGGGTGGAAGTACTTATTGAACGctgagtctaaaaaaaaataaccccaCATTAAAAGTCGCTATTGGATTTCTGCAAGAAGATCAACGCTTACGTCTCGGACAGTCACGACATTGTGTCCATGTCTTCCTCTCCTTTGCCCACCTCAGTGCTGCGTTTCCTTGACGTGACACCAACTCCGCTGAGTTAAGCCCCACTGATGTTGAAAGCGGTCGCCGTGGTAACTTGTGTTACTATGTGCGTCGAGTGTAGCAGCTAAATCGTATACAGAAAAGCTGCAGTAAGAGTTCCTTATTCAATGTTTCTATTGCTTTGAATAAATGCTATCATCACATGTAAAAACCCAGaatattttgtaaaacagtACATGAATTCCACAAAAAGAAGGTAGGCCTCCTCTTGTAATTTCATCACCTGGCAGCAGTGCCTGGTCGGAGCCACGCTCGCATATCTCTGCCGTCGCGCGCTAGCGCCAAAACCACCACTTTGgtcaataattacaaaatataacATCCCCACATGGAGACtcaccaatagtattgatttgtgataAGATAGGAACTTGACCAAATTGAAACTTGCGAGGTTTCGGCCTGACGCCAGCGGTATCCTCGAAGTTCACGTGAAAAATCACTGAAATAAGATCTCtgaattttgagtttttacGAGGGTTAAATTCATTGTGTTATTGGGGTGTGATTTGAAACAAATCACTATGTTTGAAATCACAATGCTGTGGTTTTCTCCCAGGGCAAGCAGAAGGACGGCTCACCTTTCGGAGAGTACGGAGGCTGGTATAAAGCTTGTAAAGTCGCCAGGTGATTTTAAAACCATGATGACAATTGAACAGTGGAAAGTGTTTGTTTGAGCTAAGGTGATGTGTTGTTGCCGCAGCCCCACCGTCACCACCACGCTGAAGAATCTGGGCGCGCTCTACAAGCGGCAGGGCAAGTTCGAGGCGGCCGAGACCCTGGAGGAGGCCGCCGTGCGTTCCAGGAAGCAGGTGCCGCCgactgcacgcacgcacgcaaatgACACGTTCGGAACCATACTTGGGCCACGTGTGCCAATGAGTTtctcattatttgtattttatatcaaGCGGTCAGTAGCCGCACACAAGAATAATAATGTCCAAAATGTCGCTATGTGCATATTTACAACATTGGGCAATGAACTGTATCAATGTATGTGGCAACTGTACATGAATATGAAATCATCTATCGTCGCTGTCGGGTATCCAAATATgatcaatttcatattttttcatacaTCAATaatattggtctgtccccatgtCCTCTGTTGTCCAATTGAAAGATGTGGAAACAGCGTGAGAACAGATTTATGAAGGCCCAACTGTCAGAGAAGGGTTGGTaaactccgcctcttccctCATGCTGCGGGAGCCATGTGACATGATGGCGCCTCAAAATTGAAAGTTAGaatctgaataataataatttgatcgtttttatatttattgcatcactccTGCCTTAAAGACCCTTGAAAAAGT carries:
- the klc1a gene encoding kinesin light chain 1 isoform X2, which translates into the protein MILAFRMREDMSGVVCVKAEEEPGEKLSQDEIISRTKQVIQGLDALKQEHRSILDGLLGTLRCLKRDEEGVLAEEKSRMIRKSLEMLELGLSEAQVMMALSGHLSSVESEKQKLRAQVRRLCQENQWLRDELAGTQQKLQKSEQSVAQLEEEKKHLEFMNQLKKYDEDLSPSEEKDSESSKETLDDLFPDDHDDQAQGIRPAHGGAAAAAARQGGYEIPARLRTLHNLVIQYASQGRYEVAVPLCKQALEDLEKTSGHDHPDVATMLNILALVYRDQNKYKEAANLLNDALAIREKTLGRDHPAVAATLNNLAVLYGKRGKYKEAEPLCKRALEIREKVLGKDHPDVAKQLNNLALLCQNQGKYEEVEYYYMRALEIYQTKLGPDDPNVAKTKNNLASCYLKQGKFKQAETLYKEILTRAHEREFGSVDGENKPIWMHAEEREEQSKGKQKDGSPFGEYGGWYKACKVASPTVTTTLKNLGALYKRQGKFEAAETLEEAAVRSRKQGLDTAHKQRLADVLGEPEAREKQRSRESLTSDTVKYESGPDGGEEVSMSVEWNGDGSGALKRSGSFGKLRASLRRSSEKLVRKLKGGGSGGEPKNAGLKRASSLGVLNVAQEAALGPRDYQERNSRLKKSRDLSASHTDLAR
- the klc1a gene encoding kinesin light chain 1 isoform X6, producing MILAFRMREDMSGVVCVKAEEEPGEKLSQDEIISRTKQVIQGLDALKQEHRSILDGLLGTLRCLKRDEEGVLAEEKSRMIRKSLEMLELGLSEAQVMMALSGHLSSVESEKQKLRAQVRRLCQENQWLRDELAGTQQKLQKSEQSVAQLEEEKKHLEFMNQLKKYDEDLSPSEEKDSESSKETLDDLFPDDHDDQAQGIRPAHGGAAAAAARQGGYEIPARLRTLHNLVIQYASQGRYEVAVPLCKQALEDLEKTSGHDHPDVATMLNILALVYRDQNKYKEAANLLNDALAIREKTLGRDHPAVAATLNNLAVLYGKRGKYKEAEPLCKRALEIREKVLGKDHPDVAKQLNNLALLCQNQGKYEEVEYYYMRALEIYQTKLGPDDPNVAKTKNNLASCYLKQGKFKQAETLYKEILTRAHEREFGSVDGENKPIWMHAEEREEQSKGKQKDGSPFGEYGGWYKACKVASPTVTTTLKNLGALYKRQGKFEAAETLEEAAVRSRKQGLDTAHKQRLADVLGEPEAREKQRSRESLTSDTVKYESGPDGGEEVSMSVEWNGDGSGALKRSGSFGKLRASLRRSSEKLVRKLKGGGSGGEPKNAGNEILV
- the klc1a gene encoding kinesin light chain 1 isoform X4, whose amino-acid sequence is MILAFRMREDMSGVVCVKAEEEPGEKLSQDEIISRTKQVIQGLDALKQEHRSILDGLLGTLRCLKRDEEGVLAEEKSRMIRKSLEMLELGLSEAQVMMALSGHLSSVESEKQKLRAQVRRLCQENQWLRDELAGTQQKLQKSEQSVAQLEEEKKHLEFMNQLKKYDEDLSPSEEKDSESSKETLDDLFPDDHDDQAQGIRPAHGGAAAAAARQGGYEIPARLRTLHNLVIQYASQGRYEVAVPLCKQALEDLEKTSGHDHPDVATMLNILALVYRDQNKYKEAANLLNDALAIREKTLGRDHPAVAATLNNLAVLYGKRGKYKEAEPLCKRALEIREKVLGKDHPDVAKQLNNLALLCQNQGKYEEVEYYYMRALEIYQTKLGPDDPNVAKTKNNLASCYLKQGKFKQAETLYKEILTRAHEREFGSVDGENKPIWMHAEEREEQSKGKQKDGSPFGEYGGWYKACKVASPTVTTTLKNLGALYKRQGKFEAAETLEEAAVRSRKQGLDTAHKQRLADVLGEPEAREKQRSRESLTSDTVKYESGPDGGEEDGSGALKRSGSFGKLRASLRRSSEKLVRKLKGGGSGGEPKNAGLKRASSLGVLNVAQEAALGPRDYQFGGIIQERNSRLKKSRDLSASHTDLAR